The Bacteroidota bacterium genome window below encodes:
- a CDS encoding VOC family protein — MQNGVEVDDKVESYDYGRFGWAIDCDGNKIELWEPVDRAFDDYHKPLELFGHVTGLGGIFLKCSDVQQSVEFYSKNFGMDFTTSYYDMQWRDLNQPDVIENTYLSFFSQDSKYFGRSSKDFMLNFRVKHLEELLKELRSSEIEVDENMETYDYGKFGWIYDPEGNRIELWEPVA; from the coding sequence ATGCAGAACGGAGTTGAAGTCGACGATAAAGTTGAAAGCTACGATTACGGTAGGTTTGGCTGGGCAATAGATTGTGATGGAAATAAAATTGAATTATGGGAACCGGTTGACCGGGCATTCGATGATTACCATAAGCCTTTGGAATTATTTGGACACGTAACAGGACTTGGTGGAATTTTCCTTAAGTGTAGTGATGTTCAGCAATCAGTAGAATTTTACAGTAAAAATTTTGGAATGGATTTCACAACGTCCTACTACGATATGCAATGGCGCGATTTAAATCAGCCTGACGTAATTGAGAATACTTACTTGTCATTTTTTTCGCAAGACTCAAAATATTTCGGCAGATCATCAAAAGATTTTATGCTTAATTTCAGAGTGAAACATCTTGAAGAATTACTAAAAGAATTACGCTCTTCGGAAATTGAAGTTGATGAAAATATGGAAACATACGATTATGGAAAATTCGGATGGATCTATGATCCGGAGGGAAATCGGATTGAGTTGTGGGAACCTGTTGCTTGA
- a CDS encoding arginine decarboxylase, which translates to MKNTYRDLIEQTFYFPQEGFEVIDNNLHFYGIDLMEIIKQYGTPLKITYLPKIGSQIKKAKRIFNVAIAKADYKGTYTYCYCTKSSHFSYVLHEALKHDIHLETSSAFDIPLIRALHADKKIDKSIFIICNGYKRPQYIENIIGLLNDGFENVIPVLDSMNELSQYDKRIKGRKKVKVGIRIASGEEPNFEFYTSRLGIRYDEIRDFYIKNLKKNKRFELKMLHFFINTGIKDTAYYWSELSKCVNVYCELKKICPTLDSLDIGGGWPIRKSLGFEYDYDYMAEQIIKQIQTTCRAQGVEEPNIFTEFGSFTVAESGATLLSIVDQKQQNDNELWYMIDSSFITTLPDTWGIKQKFILLAINHWEKEHKRVNIGGLTCDSDDYYNTESHVNQVYLPSEEKLEGEPLYIGFFHTGAYQESIGGYGGIQHCLVPAPKMVIIDRDEDGEITTRLFAKEQSAISMMKILGY; encoded by the coding sequence ATGAAGAATACCTATCGCGATCTGATCGAACAAACTTTTTACTTTCCCCAGGAAGGCTTTGAAGTAATCGACAACAACCTGCATTTTTACGGCATCGATTTGATGGAGATCATCAAGCAATACGGTACTCCGTTGAAAATCACCTATCTTCCTAAAATAGGTTCGCAAATTAAGAAAGCCAAGCGAATATTCAATGTTGCCATTGCAAAGGCAGATTACAAAGGTACATATACCTACTGCTATTGCACTAAAAGTTCCCATTTTTCTTATGTTTTGCACGAAGCTTTGAAACATGATATTCATCTGGAAACTTCATCAGCATTTGATATTCCGCTGATTAGGGCTTTACATGCTGACAAAAAGATAGATAAAAGCATTTTTATCATCTGTAACGGCTACAAAAGACCTCAATACATTGAGAATATTATCGGACTGTTAAATGATGGTTTTGAGAACGTTATCCCTGTTCTGGATAGCATGAACGAACTGTCACAATATGATAAGCGGATAAAAGGCCGTAAAAAAGTGAAAGTTGGGATCAGGATCGCTTCCGGCGAAGAGCCGAATTTCGAATTCTATACATCCAGATTAGGTATTCGTTATGATGAGATCCGTGACTTTTACATTAAAAATCTGAAGAAGAACAAGCGCTTTGAACTGAAAATGCTACACTTCTTTATCAATACCGGCATCAAAGACACAGCTTATTACTGGTCTGAACTTTCAAAATGTGTGAACGTTTATTGTGAGTTAAAGAAGATCTGTCCGACTCTTGATTCTCTGGATATCGGCGGTGGTTGGCCGATCAGAAAATCGCTGGGCTTTGAATACGATTACGATTACATGGCCGAGCAGATCATCAAACAGATTCAGACGACTTGTCGCGCACAAGGTGTAGAAGAGCCGAATATCTTTACAGAGTTTGGTAGTTTCACCGTTGCTGAAAGTGGTGCCACGCTCCTATCCATCGTAGACCAAAAACAGCAAAACGATAATGAGTTGTGGTACATGATCGATAGTTCGTTCATTACAACGCTTCCTGATACGTGGGGAATCAAGCAGAAATTTATTTTACTTGCGATCAATCATTGGGAAAAAGAACATAAGCGAGTAAACATAGGAGGATTAACCTGCGACAGCGACGATTATTACAATACAGAATCGCATGTTAATCAGGTCTACCTGCCTTCAGAAGAAAAACTCGAAGGTGAACCATTGTATATCGGATTCTTCCATACGGGAGCCTATCAGGAAAGTATAGGTGGTTATGGCGGAATACAACATTGTCTGGTTCCTGCACCGAAGATGGTTATCATAGACCGCGATGAAGATGGCGAAATCACCACACGATTGTTTGCGAAGGAACAAAGCGCGATTTCGATGATGAAGATACTTGGTTACTAG
- the rocF gene encoding arginase produces MKKIKIVEVKSEIGAGTRGASMGPDAIKIAALDYGSNLFKKIDSIEVQTENNLLFESPGSPYAKRIKGMYVVLERTANAVRNSLKNNEFPIVLAGDHSTAAGTISGIRMAYPKQRIGVIWVDAHADLHSPWTSPSGNMHGMPLAAVLNEDNATNKMNKPDKETLDLWGKIKKLGGIAPKIEYSDVVYIGLRDVEPEESYLLKKHKVKIFSTSEVKRNGVEKIARDTLAHLSRCSHIYISFDVDSMDSSISKGTGTPVRNGITEKEAGSLLVRLIQNEKVCCFEISEVNPTLDKENLMAENTFEILQRVVSQLTN; encoded by the coding sequence ATGAAAAAGATAAAGATCGTAGAAGTGAAATCAGAGATCGGTGCCGGAACACGAGGCGCTTCAATGGGTCCTGATGCAATTAAGATTGCAGCGCTCGACTACGGTAGCAATCTGTTTAAGAAGATTGATTCAATTGAAGTTCAAACGGAAAATAATCTGCTGTTTGAATCTCCCGGTAGTCCGTATGCAAAGAGAATAAAAGGCATGTATGTCGTTCTTGAAAGGACTGCGAATGCGGTCAGAAATTCTCTCAAGAATAATGAATTCCCGATCGTCCTTGCCGGTGATCATAGCACTGCTGCCGGAACTATTTCAGGTATCCGCATGGCTTACCCGAAGCAGCGTATCGGTGTAATATGGGTGGATGCACATGCGGATCTTCATTCTCCATGGACGAGTCCTTCAGGTAACATGCATGGAATGCCACTGGCTGCCGTCTTGAATGAAGATAATGCCACTAACAAAATGAACAAACCCGATAAGGAAACTTTAGACCTTTGGGGCAAGATCAAAAAGTTGGGTGGAATTGCTCCGAAGATCGAATACAGCGATGTTGTTTATATCGGATTGCGCGATGTTGAACCTGAAGAATCTTATTTGCTTAAGAAACATAAAGTGAAAATTTTCAGCACGAGCGAAGTGAAGCGTAACGGTGTTGAGAAAATTGCACGTGATACATTGGCGCATCTAAGCCGCTGCTCCCATATCTACATTTCATTCGATGTGGATTCAATGGATTCTTCTATTTCTAAAGGAACAGGTACTCCGGTTCGTAATGGAATTACTGAGAAAGAAGCCGGCAGTTTACTAGTCCGACTTATTCAGAATGAAAAGGTATGTTGCTTCGAGATCTCGGAAGTGAATCCGACACTCGATAAAGAAAATTTAATGGCCGAAAACACATTTGAGATCCTTCAGCGTGTCGTAAGTCAGTTAACGAATTGA
- a CDS encoding arginine--tRNA ligase, translating into MNLRFESQLKNIIASGIQSLYQLNVEASSILLQETKKEFEGDVTLVVFPYTKAAGKGPEQTAQEIGEYISKSDFPLESFNVVKGFLNLSINKTFWKNFLITINSDQDNLFDPKKNSDENSKPLKLMVEYSSPNTNKPLHLGHIRNNLLGFAVSNVLKAGGHEVIMVNLVNDRGIHICKSMLAWMKFGNGETPESTHMKGDHFVGKYYVLYDKKYKAQVEELENDGLSKEEAERKAPLHLEIQEMLRKWEANDPETRALWKKMNDWVYAGFAVTYKKLGVTFDKIYYESETYLKGKEIVENGVKDNIFIKEADNSIWVDLTDEGLDKKVLLRSDGTSVYITQDLGTAILRFKDYPGLEKLIYVVGNEQDYHFKVLKKIIENRMKLDNVELFHLSYGMVDLPSGKMKSREGTVVDADDLIKEIVEEAEMATKAQGKLDDFDSPEAKELYHNLGMSALKYFILKVDPKKRMLFNPAESIDMNGNTGPFISYTYARIRSVLRKGGAMKLANDQFTAHDPSKEEKLLIKLIYQYPAIIKAASDAYNPALVAGYSYDLAKAYNHFYHEHIVVDAEQKETTSFRLHLSEMTSLVISKCMAMIGITVPERM; encoded by the coding sequence ATGAATCTAAGATTTGAATCGCAATTAAAAAATATAATTGCATCAGGAATACAAAGCCTCTACCAACTGAATGTAGAGGCTTCGTCTATTCTGTTGCAGGAAACAAAGAAGGAATTTGAAGGCGATGTAACGCTGGTTGTTTTTCCATACACAAAAGCTGCCGGTAAAGGACCTGAGCAAACTGCACAGGAAATAGGTGAGTACATCAGTAAGTCTGATTTTCCATTGGAGTCATTCAATGTTGTGAAAGGTTTTTTGAATTTAAGTATCAATAAAACATTCTGGAAAAATTTTCTGATCACAATCAATTCAGATCAGGATAATTTATTTGACCCAAAGAAAAATTCCGATGAAAATTCGAAACCATTAAAATTGATGGTTGAATATTCTTCGCCGAATACCAACAAGCCTTTGCATCTTGGTCATATCAGAAATAATTTGTTGGGATTTGCAGTTTCAAATGTTCTGAAAGCAGGTGGACATGAAGTTATCATGGTAAACCTTGTGAACGACAGAGGAATTCATATCTGTAAATCAATGCTTGCCTGGATGAAATTCGGTAATGGTGAAACTCCGGAATCGACTCACATGAAGGGTGATCATTTTGTCGGTAAGTATTATGTACTGTATGACAAAAAATATAAAGCCCAGGTAGAAGAACTGGAGAACGACGGTTTGTCGAAAGAAGAAGCAGAGAGAAAAGCTCCACTGCATCTGGAGATCCAGGAAATGCTCCGTAAATGGGAAGCAAATGATCCTGAGACCCGCGCTCTTTGGAAAAAGATGAACGACTGGGTCTATGCAGGATTTGCTGTAACGTATAAAAAACTTGGTGTTACATTCGATAAAATCTATTATGAAAGCGAGACTTATCTGAAAGGAAAAGAGATCGTAGAGAATGGAGTAAAGGATAATATTTTTATTAAAGAAGCTGATAACTCCATCTGGGTCGATCTGACTGATGAAGGTCTTGATAAAAAAGTTCTGTTAAGAAGTGATGGAACAAGTGTTTACATTACTCAGGATCTGGGAACAGCAATTTTACGGTTTAAGGATTATCCCGGACTTGAAAAGTTGATCTACGTTGTAGGTAATGAGCAGGATTACCATTTTAAAGTGTTAAAGAAGATCATCGAGAACCGGATGAAACTTGACAATGTTGAATTGTTCCATCTTTCTTATGGAATGGTGGATCTTCCTTCGGGTAAAATGAAGTCCCGTGAAGGAACCGTTGTTGATGCTGACGATCTGATCAAAGAGATCGTTGAAGAAGCGGAGATGGCAACAAAAGCACAAGGTAAACTCGATGATTTTGATTCGCCGGAAGCGAAAGAACTTTATCACAATCTCGGAATGTCAGCTTTGAAATATTTTATTCTCAAAGTTGATCCGAAGAAACGAATGTTATTCAATCCTGCTGAGAGTATTGATATGAATGGTAATACAGGTCCATTCATCAGTTATACTTATGCGAGGATCCGTTCTGTACTTCGTAAAGGCGGTGCAATGAAATTAGCGAACGATCAATTCACTGCACATGATCCATCTAAAGAAGAAAAACTGCTGATCAAATTGATCTATCAATATCCTGCTATAATAAAGGCTGCTTCTGATGCATACAATCCTGCATTGGTTGCCGGTTATTCATATGATCTTGCAAAAGCGTATAATCACTTTTACCATGAGCATATTGTCGTAGACGCTGAACAAAAAGAAACGACATCCTTCCGTTTGCATTTAAGTGAAATGACTTCTTTAGTTATTTCAAAATGTATGGCTATGATCGGAATCACGGTTCCTGAAAGAATGTAA
- a CDS encoding DUF4878 domain-containing protein, which translates to MLKLSRFIPVLALTVLLFACGKSDSPSSITEKFLAAIAKADYDAAKTFGTADTDRLLNMMSGFKKMGAEPFMSDAKFDVVDESITGDEAKVTVKVDGKPKEMIFNLQKENGKWKVAMNKETINESDANIFNLGATNTDTTSVK; encoded by the coding sequence ATGCTAAAATTATCACGTTTCATTCCGGTGCTTGCACTTACTGTTTTACTTTTTGCCTGTGGAAAAAGCGATTCACCTTCATCTATCACTGAAAAATTTCTTGCAGCAATTGCAAAAGCCGATTACGATGCAGCAAAAACTTTTGGTACAGCCGACACAGACCGTCTGTTAAATATGATGAGTGGTTTCAAGAAAATGGGAGCAGAGCCTTTTATGTCAGATGCCAAATTCGATGTTGTCGATGAATCCATCACCGGCGACGAAGCCAAAGTAACCGTAAAAGTCGACGGTAAGCCAAAAGAAATGATCTTTAATCTCCAGAAAGAAAATGGCAAATGGAAAGTAGCCATGAACAAGGAGACGATCAATGAATCGGATGCTAATATTTTTAATCTGGGAGCCACTAATACTGATACGACGTCTGTAAAGTAG
- a CDS encoding LLM class flavin-dependent oxidoreductase: MEIGIDSFAAASVGNDGETGTKSMLALEQLLERIEMADKVGLDLFGIGEHHRREFLDSAPTMILAAAAARTKNIILTSAVTVLSASDPVRVFQNFATLDLISKGRAEMVVGRGSFTDAFPLFGYSLQDYDQLFSEKLDLLLKIRDNEFVTWKGKFRPELNNQPVYPRPLKKHLPIWLGVGGTPESFVRAGTLGLPLMVAVIGGETHRFRPLVDLYREAGKRAGHAPEKLKVGLHSLGYVAESREQALNDYYPGYAETFTRIGRERGWPPVTRPHFDAQNGPRGALLVGEPEEIAAKIIHHSEALGGISRFTFQMDNAKLPHEKLMRSIELIGSKVAGLVKV; encoded by the coding sequence ATGGAAATAGGGATAGATAGTTTTGCTGCAGCAAGTGTGGGGAATGATGGGGAAACCGGAACGAAAAGCATGCTGGCGTTGGAACAGTTGCTGGAGCGGATTGAAATGGCGGATAAGGTTGGATTGGATCTTTTTGGGATCGGGGAACATCATCGCAGGGAGTTTTTGGATTCTGCACCGACAATGATATTGGCTGCAGCTGCTGCAAGAACGAAAAACATTATTCTGACGAGCGCAGTTACTGTGTTAAGTGCATCTGATCCTGTAAGAGTGTTTCAGAATTTTGCTACGCTTGATCTGATCTCAAAAGGTCGTGCGGAAATGGTTGTTGGTCGAGGTTCTTTTACTGACGCCTTTCCCTTGTTTGGATATAGTCTGCAAGACTATGATCAATTGTTTTCAGAAAAACTGGATCTCCTTTTAAAGATCCGTGACAATGAATTCGTGACATGGAAAGGAAAGTTTCGTCCGGAGTTGAATAACCAACCTGTTTATCCGCGGCCTTTGAAAAAGCATCTGCCTATCTGGTTGGGCGTTGGTGGAACTCCTGAATCATTTGTCCGTGCAGGAACACTCGGATTGCCATTGATGGTTGCAGTGATCGGCGGCGAAACACATCGTTTCAGGCCATTGGTAGATCTGTACAGAGAAGCCGGTAAACGCGCAGGACATGCTCCTGAAAAACTAAAAGTCGGATTGCATTCACTAGGATATGTCGCTGAATCAAGAGAGCAGGCATTGAATGATTACTATCCGGGCTATGCAGAAACATTTACAAGAATCGGAAGAGAACGCGGCTGGCCTCCGGTGACTCGTCCGCATTTCGATGCACAGAATGGTCCACGTGGTGCATTACTTGTTGGCGAACCGGAAGAAATCGCAGCAAAGATCATTCACCACAGTGAAGCGCTTGGAGGAATTTCAAGGTTTACCTTTCAGATGGATAATGCGAAGTTGCCGCATGAGAAGTTGATGCGGTCGATTGAGTTAATTGGGAGTAAGGTGGCGGGTTTGGTAAAGGTATGA
- a CDS encoding T9SS type A sorting domain-containing protein, which yields MDGRGSCASISDSSGNLLFYTETYVSLAKTIVWNSMHDTMYNGADSIIGDGLYNELQIIPFPGNNHLFYLFHTGAHTYFDGIYYSLIDMGLDQGRGAVVLKSVTINNNRIADCIQVVKHANGRDWWIISKLSSSPFTSYNRFIVYLISPSGISQEINYDFNDAKDIDFQKIIINPEGSKIMSLRLNGFMCEYDFDRCSGVINNPQVIYPEITTPSLNRLFWEGSYSPDGNLFYVSTSRWTGVDQSYLIQYDLSVNPVSASADTLDSSLAPVGPGAIRLAPDGKIYYSRAYESPGHNSFPYADTMYNYINMNLSVINNPDQPGAACDFQPFSFYLGGKRTYYGLPSNPDYQLGPVIGSACDSLLNSVDERIAEEIHIEVFPNPFLKTITFQSISQIDGMLKVYNKLGNIVFSKQVSGNQSLDLAFLPSGNYVIENIGSENVFRKRIVKLD from the coding sequence ATGGACGGTAGAGGGAGTTGTGCTTCAATTTCTGATTCTTCCGGGAACCTTTTGTTTTATACAGAAACATATGTCAGTCTGGCAAAGACAATAGTATGGAATAGTATGCATGACACAATGTATAACGGTGCTGATTCAATAATAGGTGATGGTCTTTACAACGAACTGCAGATTATTCCTTTTCCCGGAAACAATCATTTGTTTTATCTTTTTCATACAGGTGCACATACTTACTTTGATGGAATTTACTATTCATTAATTGACATGGGATTGGATCAGGGTCGAGGCGCCGTCGTCTTAAAATCTGTTACAATTAATAATAATAGAATTGCAGATTGTATACAAGTAGTGAAGCATGCAAATGGAAGAGATTGGTGGATTATATCTAAACTATCTAGTTCTCCTTTCACCTCATATAACAGATTCATCGTTTACTTAATTTCTCCAAGTGGAATTTCGCAGGAAATAAATTATGACTTTAATGATGCAAAGGATATAGATTTTCAAAAAATCATTATTAATCCAGAAGGGTCAAAAATTATGTCACTTAGATTAAATGGTTTCATGTGTGAGTATGATTTTGACAGATGTTCCGGAGTTATAAATAATCCTCAAGTTATTTATCCTGAAATCACAACCCCTTCTTTAAATAGATTATTTTGGGAAGGTAGTTACAGCCCTGATGGAAATTTATTTTATGTGTCAACAAGCAGGTGGACAGGAGTTGATCAATCATACCTAATTCAGTATGATCTTTCAGTAAATCCTGTATCTGCAAGTGCCGATACCCTTGATAGCAGTCTTGCGCCTGTTGGTCCCGGTGCGATAAGACTTGCACCTGATGGGAAAATATATTACTCTCGTGCCTATGAGAGTCCTGGGCATAATAGTTTTCCATATGCTGACACAATGTACAATTACATCAACATGAATTTAAGTGTAATTAATAATCCCGATCAACCCGGTGCAGCATGCGACTTTCAACCATTCAGTTTTTATCTCGGAGGGAAAAGAACATATTATGGTTTACCGAGTAATCCGGATTATCAATTAGGTCCGGTTATTGGCAGTGCTTGCGACTCGCTTTTAAATTCTGTTGATGAAAGAATCGCCGAAGAGATACACATTGAAGTTTTTCCAAATCCATTCCTCAAAACTATAACCTTTCAATCCATAAGTCAAATCGATGGAATGTTGAAAGTTTACAATAAACTAGGAAATATTGTTTTCTCAAAACAGGTTTCAGGAAATCAAAGTCTCGATTTGGCTTTTCTTCCATCGGGGAATTATGTGATAGAAAATATTGGTTCTGAAAATGTTTTCAGGAAGAGGATTGTGAAGTTGGATTGA
- a CDS encoding 3'-5' exonuclease, which produces MELNLKRPIVFLDLETTGTNVGADRIVEIALLKIFPNGTKDSRCYKVNPTIPIPLETSKIHGIYDADVKDAPTFKDLSAELNTFLGGCDLAGYNSNKFDVPLLIEEFTRCNIDFDILTRKLIDVQNIFHKMEQRTLAAAYKFYCDKDLVNAHSAEADTLATYEVMLSQLDKYESLKNDVDFLATFSAITKNVDLAGRIVFNDKNEECFNFGKYKGRLVVDVFKSDTSYYDWMMKGDFPTNTKNVITALRLKMFNK; this is translated from the coding sequence ATGGAATTAAATTTAAAACGTCCGATCGTTTTTCTTGATCTGGAAACTACAGGAACGAACGTTGGGGCAGACAGAATTGTTGAAATTGCTTTATTGAAAATTTTTCCTAATGGTACAAAAGATTCAAGATGTTATAAAGTAAATCCGACAATTCCAATTCCACTGGAGACATCAAAGATCCATGGAATCTATGATGCAGATGTTAAGGACGCTCCTACTTTCAAAGATTTGTCTGCTGAACTGAATACGTTTTTGGGCGGTTGTGATCTAGCTGGATATAATTCAAACAAGTTTGATGTACCTTTACTGATAGAAGAATTCACTCGTTGTAATATCGATTTTGACATCCTTACCAGAAAGCTGATCGATGTACAGAATATCTTTCACAAGATGGAACAACGGACGCTTGCAGCAGCTTATAAGTTCTATTGCGATAAAGATCTGGTGAATGCGCATTCTGCAGAAGCAGATACTCTAGCAACCTATGAAGTGATGCTTTCTCAACTGGATAAATACGAATCATTGAAGAACGATGTCGATTTTCTGGCAACATTCAGTGCTATTACAAAAAATGTCGATCTAGCAGGAAGAATTGTCTTCAACGATAAAAACGAAGAGTGTTTTAATTTCGGTAAATACAAAGGCAGATTGGTTGTTGATGTTTTCAAATCAGATACGTCGTATTACGACTGGATGATGAAAGGCGATTTTCCAACGAATACAAAAAATGTGATCACAGCATTACGTTTAAAAATGTTCAACAAATAA
- a CDS encoding PD40 domain-containing protein: MNTTGIRALLVIVCFAFFPAIGKCQKAKAHVLTMDEAKLVKKDAATMFATGDYSGALLSYKDLVKADPKNVDYNYKLGYCYLETSANKKAALPYLEYACSSPSAKKEWSYQLGLAYMYNEKFDEAIKAFTDFRDSKQKLSKEFTPAERLIEMCGNGKLHVASPVNVTFTNLGKTVNTIYEEYNPFISADGKQLVFTSRRKGNVGGFIADLGIYTADIYSSFWRDTIWTKAKGAGGMVNTEWDEEAVGLSATGDLVFIYFDNAEFYGDVGASMLKGKMWQRPAMMPTNLNSKSLEGGVTLSLDGTTMIFSSDVKGSLGETDLYMIKKEKNGEWSTAVNLGSTINTKYAEDYPYLTIDGKSLYFASKGWSSMGGFDIFRSDWNESTSSWGEAKNIGYPLNDMDDNTFISFTGDGKTAYMSTVRPEGLGDKDIYKVEFADESNHPFTYFLSGVVTSSTGGKTEITKVTVENKETGKTILFAPTSAFTDFILPVMPGKYTLHVEGYNFEPYNEELTIEADSPTKEIVHNVSVKTTK; encoded by the coding sequence ATGAATACAACCGGTATCAGAGCATTGCTGGTAATAGTTTGTTTTGCTTTTTTTCCTGCTATTGGAAAATGTCAGAAAGCAAAAGCACATGTCCTGACAATGGATGAAGCAAAACTGGTAAAGAAAGATGCAGCAACGATGTTTGCAACCGGCGATTATTCCGGTGCCCTTTTATCATACAAAGATCTTGTAAAAGCTGATCCAAAGAATGTAGATTACAATTACAAACTTGGTTATTGTTATCTGGAAACTTCAGCAAATAAAAAAGCTGCTCTCCCCTACCTTGAGTATGCATGTAGCTCTCCATCAGCAAAAAAAGAATGGTCTTATCAACTGGGATTAGCTTATATGTACAATGAGAAATTTGATGAAGCAATAAAAGCATTCACAGACTTTAGAGATTCCAAACAGAAATTATCGAAAGAATTTACTCCTGCCGAACGTTTAATTGAAATGTGCGGCAATGGTAAATTGCATGTCGCTTCTCCCGTGAATGTAACTTTTACAAATCTGGGCAAGACGGTCAACACTATTTACGAAGAATACAATCCGTTCATTTCAGCAGATGGAAAACAGCTAGTTTTCACTTCACGAAGAAAAGGGAACGTTGGTGGATTTATTGCTGACCTTGGAATCTATACGGCAGATATTTATTCGTCGTTCTGGAGAGATACCATCTGGACAAAAGCAAAAGGTGCCGGCGGAATGGTGAATACAGAATGGGATGAAGAAGCAGTCGGACTTTCAGCAACAGGAGACCTTGTGTTTATTTATTTTGACAATGCTGAATTTTACGGTGATGTTGGAGCTTCCATGTTAAAAGGTAAAATGTGGCAACGTCCTGCAATGATGCCGACGAATCTGAATTCAAAATCACTTGAAGGTGGAGTTACACTATCTCTTGATGGAACAACCATGATCTTTTCTTCAGATGTAAAAGGTAGTTTGGGTGAAACAGATCTTTATATGATCAAGAAAGAAAAGAACGGTGAATGGTCGACTGCAGTGAATCTTGGCAGTACGATCAATACAAAATATGCTGAGGACTATCCATATCTGACGATCGATGGAAAGTCGCTTTACTTTGCTTCCAAAGGCTGGAGCAGTATGGGTGGATTTGATATTTTCCGTTCCGACTGGAATGAAAGTACAAGTAGCTGGGGCGAAGCAAAAAATATCGGATATCCGTTGAACGACATGGATGATAACACTTTTATTTCCTTCACGGGCGATGGCAAGACTGCGTATATGTCAACTGTAAGACCCGAAGGTTTAGGTGACAAGGATATTTACAAAGTAGAATTCGCTGATGAATCAAATCATCCGTTCACCTATTTTTTATCGGGTGTTGTGACATCCAGTACAGGTGGAAAAACAGAGATCACAAAAGTAACAGTTGAAAATAAAGAAACAGGTAAAACTATTTTATTTGCCCCTACTTCTGCTTTTACTGATTTTATATTACCGGTAATGCCCGGAAAATATACTTTACATGTTGAAGGATATAACTTTGAACCATACAATGAAGAGTTGACCATTGAAGCAGATTCTCCAACCAAAGAGATCGTACACAATGTGTCTGTTAAAACCACTAAATAG